A window from Chryseobacterium vaccae encodes these proteins:
- the tamL gene encoding translocation and assembly module lipoprotein TamL → MSCKHYKNSPQKYYKIISFATFVGLLYACSTTKKVPDGEYLLSKNNFEFEDKKEPFDEELKDYVQQKPNKKQLLFMPLSLGFYNMANPKYDTLLNEYMTYPSEMRSQKLRDSLFIKYDMKSSVGKTLFLDRLLHNWGSPPVILDQTRSEKSAESVEKRMVYRGFWDAEVNFKHVLDSASKKAAVNYFIKHNEPTYIKDYYYNITDPTVKGLYWQKLDKSLIRSGQILDQTVLEKEAARITDLMRENGYYRFNSSNEEISFVADSLKSKKKVPLILEIHRDSTDRPYKVSTIGNIDVAIIDEPGDYPKNTVKDSLRRIRFHKVNDNYKMSSLWRSIIVDNKQVYDQKKLDLTKRNLLAMNNFSLVKARDSLRRGGGMAPNDSIIDVLYILKPLPKYELKVGTDVNYSQILNLGISPSVDLTTRNVFRGAENLSTSLSGAFGSIRSTKDISKRELAYEISAQASLNFPRLLLPFDYYKLLPKRYTPTSSILLGASVQNNIGLGRVNFNTGLNYQANVNDQVSHRLTLFNTQVSLTKNKDAYYDYFTNDERIKDDMFRNYFDYTSTSTIPEIKNIENRYLSGQLSIDDVSEMILKDNTYIGSLDKKTQDLLLAFMGSLVNKDRQTQDILISSMIYNFVYSEIGKKDYPNAFYFNGKVELAGNILSIFNQKRDAGGVIANPQRTIFGLPYAQFVKFDIDTRKYFKFNGNQTLVLRQFIGVGIPYGNSTDMPVIKSYFNGGSNDIRAWVAFGGLGPSDSQIDERVRTYMTNNVKLTTNIEYRIPFNEMYEGALFTDIGNTWSLRKPDGSGGYGDEFKFNKFLGQVGVGSGVGLRLNIAYITLRLDLAYKIYDPNKPDGDRWRFKNFQPFKPTLNIAFGYPF, encoded by the coding sequence ATGAGCTGTAAGCATTATAAGAATTCTCCTCAAAAATATTATAAAATTATCTCATTTGCAACATTTGTTGGTCTCCTTTATGCATGCAGTACCACCAAAAAGGTTCCGGACGGCGAATATCTGCTTTCCAAAAACAATTTTGAGTTTGAAGATAAGAAAGAACCTTTTGATGAAGAACTGAAAGATTATGTACAGCAGAAGCCCAATAAAAAGCAGCTTCTGTTCATGCCGTTAAGCTTAGGATTTTACAATATGGCTAATCCTAAATATGATACGCTGCTTAATGAATACATGACTTATCCCAGTGAGATGAGAAGTCAAAAACTGAGAGATTCACTGTTCATCAAATATGACATGAAAAGCAGTGTCGGAAAAACACTCTTTCTTGACCGCCTTCTTCACAACTGGGGAAGCCCGCCTGTTATTCTGGATCAGACAAGAAGTGAAAAAAGTGCTGAATCTGTTGAAAAAAGAATGGTTTACAGAGGGTTCTGGGATGCAGAAGTAAACTTTAAACATGTGCTGGATTCTGCTTCAAAAAAGGCAGCTGTTAATTATTTCATCAAGCACAATGAACCCACTTATATTAAAGACTATTACTATAATATTACAGACCCTACCGTTAAAGGTCTTTACTGGCAGAAACTTGACAAAAGTCTGATAAGATCCGGACAGATCCTTGACCAGACTGTCCTTGAAAAGGAAGCCGCCAGAATTACCGATCTGATGAGAGAAAACGGATATTATAGATTCAACAGCTCTAATGAAGAAATATCCTTTGTAGCAGATTCTTTAAAAAGTAAAAAAAAGGTTCCGCTTATACTTGAGATCCACAGAGACTCAACAGACCGTCCTTACAAGGTTTCCACTATCGGAAATATTGATGTAGCTATCATAGATGAGCCCGGCGACTACCCTAAAAATACAGTTAAAGACAGTCTGCGCAGAATAAGGTTCCATAAAGTGAATGATAATTATAAAATGTCATCCTTGTGGAGGTCTATTATTGTGGACAATAAGCAGGTATATGATCAGAAAAAGCTGGATCTTACGAAGAGAAATCTTCTCGCCATGAATAACTTCAGCCTTGTAAAAGCTAGAGATTCACTGAGAAGAGGTGGCGGTATGGCACCTAATGACAGCATCATTGATGTTCTTTACATCTTAAAACCTCTTCCAAAATATGAACTGAAGGTAGGAACCGACGTCAATTATTCACAGATTCTGAATCTTGGGATATCCCCTTCCGTAGATCTTACCACAAGGAATGTGTTCAGAGGTGCAGAAAACCTTTCTACCAGTCTTTCCGGAGCTTTCGGATCTATAAGAAGTACCAAGGATATCAGCAAAAGAGAACTGGCTTATGAAATTTCTGCTCAGGCCTCCCTTAACTTCCCGAGATTGCTGCTACCTTTTGATTATTATAAACTTCTTCCTAAAAGATACACTCCGACCTCTTCTATCCTATTGGGAGCATCGGTACAAAATAATATCGGTTTGGGAAGGGTAAACTTTAACACAGGGCTTAACTACCAAGCCAATGTTAATGATCAGGTTTCACACAGGCTTACCCTGTTCAACACGCAGGTCAGTCTTACCAAAAATAAAGATGCTTATTATGATTATTTCACGAATGATGAAAGAATCAAGGATGATATGTTCAGAAATTATTTTGATTACACCTCTACTTCTACTATTCCAGAGATTAAGAATATTGAGAACAGATACCTTTCAGGACAACTTAGTATTGATGATGTTTCAGAAATGATTCTGAAAGACAATACTTACATAGGCTCACTGGATAAGAAAACCCAGGATCTTCTGTTGGCATTTATGGGCTCACTCGTGAATAAAGACAGACAAACTCAGGATATCCTCATTTCTTCCATGATTTATAACTTTGTTTATAGTGAGATTGGTAAAAAAGATTATCCGAATGCCTTCTATTTTAACGGAAAAGTAGAACTTGCGGGTAATATTTTAAGCATATTCAATCAAAAAAGAGATGCAGGAGGTGTTATAGCGAACCCTCAGAGAACAATTTTTGGTCTCCCTTACGCTCAGTTCGTAAAATTTGATATCGATACCCGAAAATATTTTAAGTTCAATGGCAATCAGACCTTAGTGTTGCGACAGTTTATTGGTGTTGGTATCCCTTATGGAAACTCTACGGATATGCCCGTGATTAAGTCTTATTTTAATGGGGGGTCCAATGATATCAGGGCTTGGGTAGCTTTTGGAGGACTGGGGCCTTCAGATTCCCAGATTGATGAAAGAGTTCGTACTTATATGACGAACAATGTAAAACTAACCACGAATATAGAATACAGGATTCCTTTTAATGAAATGTATGAAGGTGCATTATTTACGGATATAGGAAACACATGGAGTCTTAGAAAACCCGATGGAAGCGGAGGCTATGGCGATGAATTCAAGTTCAATAAATTTCTGGGACAGGTTGGAGTTGGAAGCGGTGTTGGATTAAGATTGAATATTGCTTATATTACTTTAAGATTAGACCTTGCTTACAAGATCTACGATCCGAATAAACCGGACGGGGACCGATGGAGATTCAAGAACTTCCAGCCTTTTAAACCTACATTGAATATTGCATTCGGATATCCTTTCTAA
- a CDS encoding phage holin family protein, whose translation MIETIKEYASKRIDLLKIEATEKSSLSAGLITYFVVLLVAFAFFIILFNFGIAFLIGKALDNTSYGFLIVAAFYAVVMALVIAFKNKIVNTVADQVIKFLNH comes from the coding sequence ATGATAGAGACTATTAAAGAATATGCCTCGAAGAGAATAGATCTTCTGAAAATTGAAGCTACCGAAAAATCTTCTCTTTCCGCTGGGCTCATTACCTACTTTGTAGTGCTGCTTGTTGCTTTTGCTTTTTTTATTATCCTTTTCAACTTCGGAATTGCCTTTCTTATCGGCAAAGCATTGGATAATACTTCTTACGGATTTTTGATTGTTGCTGCATTTTATGCTGTAGTCATGGCGCTTGTCATTGCATTCAAGAATAAAATTGTCAATACGGTTGCAGACCAGGTTATTAAATTTTTAAATCATTAA
- the cmk gene encoding (d)CMP kinase has product MKKPVIAIDGYSSTGKSSISKVIADKLGLIHLDTGALYRGVTWFALQNCMNKDSTIDLQKLFNSFNEIELEFRNNNGELVLYLNHIDISKQIRTNEVSDNVSIVAKQKEVRDFLLQSQRSLAEKGGIIMDGRDIGTVVLPNADYKFFLTASIDERTNRRYFELAGLGIKADREQVKQNLIERDKIDSEREIAPLKQAEDAIVIDNTTLTKEETIDMILSHIHKI; this is encoded by the coding sequence ATGAAAAAACCTGTAATAGCTATCGATGGGTACTCGTCTACCGGAAAAAGTTCAATCTCTAAAGTCATTGCCGATAAATTGGGTCTTATTCACCTGGATACCGGCGCGCTTTACAGAGGGGTAACCTGGTTTGCATTACAGAACTGTATGAACAAGGATAGTACCATTGATCTTCAGAAATTGTTTAATTCATTCAATGAAATAGAACTGGAATTCAGAAATAATAACGGAGAACTGGTTCTTTATCTTAATCATATTGATATTTCCAAGCAGATCCGTACCAATGAGGTATCTGATAATGTAAGCATTGTTGCCAAGCAGAAAGAAGTAAGAGATTTTCTTCTTCAGTCCCAGCGCTCATTGGCAGAAAAAGGCGGTATTATTATGGACGGACGTGACATAGGGACAGTAGTTCTGCCAAATGCGGACTACAAATTCTTCCTCACGGCCAGTATTGATGAAAGAACCAACAGAAGATATTTTGAATTGGCAGGCCTTGGAATTAAAGCAGACAGAGAGCAGGTAAAACAGAACCTTATTGAACGTGATAAGATCGACAGTGAACGGGAAATTGCTCCATTGAAGCAGGCTGAGGATGCTATTGTTATCGACAATACAACACTGACGAAAGAAGAAACAATAGACATGATTTTATCCCACATCCATAAGATTTAA
- a CDS encoding phosphoribosyl-ATP pyrophosphatase: protein MGRKYESIEELRRKKKLLQSEIDDLENLLTFKNTKESLSAFTNGLSDQYLQEKVDEDGDEKVILRKDVIARQLTSEVKDLLINKNTAVGIASTALGGNVTDSLIKLGVTALVGNYAKKNMKSPNWKKKLMGAAMIYLAPIALKYVRKKLEEYQKNKSVSSMEQLI, encoded by the coding sequence ATGGGCAGAAAATATGAAAGCATCGAAGAACTAAGGAGAAAGAAAAAACTGCTTCAAAGCGAAATAGACGACCTGGAAAACCTTCTTACCTTTAAAAATACAAAGGAAAGTTTAAGCGCCTTTACCAATGGACTTAGCGACCAGTATCTGCAGGAGAAAGTAGATGAAGACGGCGATGAAAAAGTAATTCTACGCAAAGACGTTATTGCCAGACAGCTTACTTCAGAGGTAAAAGACCTGCTGATCAATAAAAATACAGCCGTAGGCATTGCCAGTACTGCACTAGGCGGAAATGTTACGGACAGTCTTATCAAATTGGGAGTAACAGCACTTGTTGGCAACTACGCCAAAAAGAATATGAAAAGTCCCAACTGGAAAAAGAAATTAATGGGTGCAGCCATGATCTATCTTGCTCCTATTGCTCTTAAATATGTAAGAAAAAAACTTGAAGAATATCAGAAAAACAAAAGTGTTTCAAGTATGGAGCAGTTGATATAA
- the porQ gene encoding type IX secretion system protein PorQ, producing the protein MKKIIIFSLFLSGIVSYAQTGTNVYPFLNIPVSARQAALGGDAISIRDHDVSFAIANPSLLNRDSDKQLSVNGAAYLADSKYGTVAYARDFDNGHMATINARYMSYGSIPRTDESGYQNGDFKASDVAIGAGYAYQFEEDWTIGGGINFITSKIDNYTSSAISGTAGVTYYNKKNKETLSLVLRNFGFQLKSFNGTRENLPFRVDLGYTKILKMIPLAITITAHDLQQFDISDQYNVNGQEVGFGRKLADHFSVGAELFPEKGFNIRLGYNVKRGNELAVADQRNFSGLSGGFGIKLRKFRIDYAHVRYHNSSNVNQIGVSIDLSSHAGE; encoded by the coding sequence TTGAAGAAAATTATCATTTTTTCATTATTTCTATCAGGAATTGTTTCTTATGCGCAAACAGGAACAAATGTTTATCCTTTCTTAAACATACCTGTATCTGCCAGACAGGCTGCCTTAGGCGGTGATGCAATTTCCATAAGAGATCATGATGTTTCCTTTGCTATTGCAAACCCGTCCCTTCTTAATAGAGATTCAGATAAACAGCTTTCTGTAAACGGTGCGGCCTATCTTGCCGACTCAAAATATGGAACCGTTGCCTATGCCAGAGATTTCGATAATGGTCATATGGCCACGATCAATGCAAGGTATATGAGCTACGGAAGTATTCCGAGAACCGATGAAAGCGGTTATCAGAACGGAGATTTCAAAGCTTCAGATGTAGCTATTGGTGCAGGATATGCCTACCAGTTTGAAGAAGACTGGACCATTGGCGGAGGAATTAATTTCATCACTTCAAAAATTGACAATTATACGTCTTCTGCCATCTCGGGAACGGCAGGAGTTACCTACTATAATAAGAAAAATAAAGAAACTCTTTCCCTAGTATTAAGAAACTTCGGATTTCAGCTGAAATCATTCAACGGAACAAGAGAAAATCTTCCGTTCAGGGTTGACTTGGGCTACACCAAGATTCTGAAAATGATTCCTCTTGCCATCACCATTACCGCTCACGATCTTCAGCAGTTTGATATTTCTGATCAATATAATGTGAACGGACAGGAAGTAGGCTTCGGAAGAAAACTGGCAGACCACTTTTCTGTGGGAGCAGAACTTTTCCCGGAAAAAGGGTTTAATATCAGACTGGGATATAACGTAAAAAGAGGTAATGAACTTGCCGTGGCAGATCAGAGAAACTTTTCGGGACTTTCCGGAGGATTTGGAATTAAATTAAGAAAATTCCGAATTGATTATGCCCATGTGCGCTATCACAACTCTTCCAATGTGAACCAGATAGGGGTATCTATAGACCTTAGCAGCCACGCAGGAGAATAA
- the frr gene encoding ribosome recycling factor: MEELDLILDSVKHDMDAAVKHLEHAFQRIRAGRASTAMVQDVMVEYYGAMTPINQVANVSIPDAMTISIQPWDRTAINAIEKAIINSNLGFAPSNNGENIILNVPPLTEERRRELAKQAKGEAEQTKVTVRNARQDGLKELKKLEGVSEDVVKGVEEEIQAYTDKYVKLCDEHLKTKEAEIMKV, from the coding sequence ATGGAAGAATTAGATCTTATATTAGACTCTGTAAAGCATGACATGGATGCAGCTGTAAAGCACCTGGAACACGCATTTCAAAGAATTAGAGCAGGACGTGCTTCTACGGCGATGGTTCAGGATGTGATGGTGGAATATTACGGAGCAATGACTCCTATCAACCAGGTTGCCAACGTGTCTATTCCAGATGCAATGACAATTTCTATTCAACCTTGGGACAGAACGGCGATCAATGCAATTGAGAAAGCGATTATTAATTCAAACTTAGGTTTTGCACCTTCTAATAATGGAGAAAACATTATCCTTAACGTTCCGCCTTTAACAGAGGAAAGAAGAAGGGAATTGGCAAAACAGGCTAAAGGAGAAGCTGAGCAGACTAAAGTAACGGTAAGAAACGCAAGACAGGACGGGTTGAAAGAACTTAAAAAGCTGGAAGGAGTTTCTGAAGATGTAGTAAAAGGGGTGGAAGAAGAAATCCAGGCTTATACTGACAAATACGTAAAGCTTTGTGACGAACATCTTAAAACAAAAGAAGCTGAAATTATGAAAGTATAA
- the pyrH gene encoding UMP kinase translates to MKYKRILLKLSGEALMGNRQYGIDNERLQEYAAEIKKVVDKGCEVAIVIGGGNIFRGVAGAAKGMDRVQGDYMGMLATVINGMALQGALEDAGIKTRLQSAIEMDKVAEPFIKRRAVRHLEKGRVVIFGAGTGNPYFTTDTAATLRAIEIGADVILKGTRVDGIYDSDPEKNADAVKYNSLSFDEVFEKNLKVMDMTAFTLSHENKLPIIVFDMNKDGNLEKIVDGENVGTLVDL, encoded by the coding sequence ATGAAATATAAAAGAATCCTTCTAAAACTGAGTGGCGAGGCCTTAATGGGGAACAGACAATACGGTATTGACAATGAAAGACTGCAGGAATATGCAGCAGAGATCAAAAAAGTAGTGGATAAAGGATGTGAAGTAGCGATCGTTATTGGAGGAGGAAACATTTTCCGTGGAGTAGCAGGAGCGGCGAAAGGAATGGACAGAGTACAGGGAGATTATATGGGGATGCTGGCGACTGTCATCAACGGAATGGCTCTTCAGGGAGCGCTGGAAGATGCGGGAATCAAAACAAGGCTTCAGTCTGCTATTGAAATGGATAAGGTAGCAGAACCTTTTATTAAAAGAAGAGCAGTAAGACACCTTGAAAAGGGCAGAGTAGTGATCTTCGGAGCAGGAACAGGAAATCCTTATTTTACTACGGATACGGCTGCTACGTTAAGAGCTATTGAAATCGGGGCAGATGTGATCTTAAAAGGAACCAGAGTAGACGGAATCTATGACAGCGATCCTGAGAAAAATGCGGACGCTGTAAAATATAATTCATTATCTTTCGATGAAGTATTTGAGAAAAACCTTAAAGTAATGGATATGACTGCCTTCACTTTAAGCCACGAAAACAAACTTCCGATCATTGTATTCGATATGAATAAAGATGGTAACCTGGAAAAAATTGTGGACGGAGAAAATGTAGGAACTCTGGTTGATTTGTAA
- a CDS encoding YtxH domain-containing protein, with protein MSRKGKNTAGILAGLLAGAAAGVILGMLYAPEEGKETRKKIKNKANDLKDQAKNKYGEVSEKVKDQYGNISSTFKETANNVAHTVKDGYDKYKDQIVSKTADVVKDVEAELNDLKK; from the coding sequence ATGTCTAGAAAAGGAAAAAATACAGCAGGTATATTGGCAGGACTTCTTGCAGGTGCTGCAGCAGGTGTAATCTTAGGAATGCTTTATGCCCCTGAAGAAGGTAAAGAAACAAGAAAGAAAATCAAAAATAAAGCAAACGACCTAAAAGATCAGGCTAAAAACAAATATGGCGAGGTTTCTGAAAAAGTAAAAGATCAGTACGGTAACATTTCTTCTACTTTCAAAGAAACAGCTAATAATGTAGCCCATACGGTAAAAGACGGATATGATAAATACAAAGATCAGATCGTTTCTAAAACTGCAGACGTAGTAAAGGATGTAGAAGCTGAATTGAATGATCTTAAAAAATAA
- a CDS encoding TrmH family RNA methyltransferase: MLTAHTIKVLQSLDKKKFRQKYNLFLVEGNKIICELFNSNIKIKEIFSTDPQKLGRTDAPVIQITENELKKISFLKTPKDSVAVCYLDEEEKMEDREVQLVLDGIQDPGNLGTIIRLADWFGIEQVICSEDTVDVYNPKVIQASMGSFTRVNVAYTDLTEYLSGTESVNIGTDMEGENIYTFEKPKKMNLILGNEGNGMRPETEKLLHKCVTIPRFGKSQSTESLNVSMAAGIILGQLFRG; the protein is encoded by the coding sequence ATGCTTACAGCTCATACAATAAAAGTTTTACAGTCTTTAGATAAAAAGAAGTTCAGACAAAAATACAATTTGTTTTTGGTTGAAGGTAATAAAATCATTTGTGAACTTTTCAATTCGAACATTAAAATTAAGGAAATATTCTCTACCGATCCACAAAAATTGGGCCGTACAGACGCACCTGTTATTCAGATCACTGAAAATGAGCTGAAAAAGATCAGTTTTCTTAAAACCCCGAAAGATTCCGTTGCAGTATGCTATCTGGATGAAGAGGAAAAAATGGAAGACAGGGAAGTACAACTTGTACTGGACGGAATCCAGGATCCCGGAAATCTGGGTACGATTATCCGACTGGCAGATTGGTTCGGAATTGAACAGGTTATCTGCAGTGAGGATACGGTAGATGTCTATAACCCGAAGGTGATACAGGCCAGCATGGGGTCTTTCACACGCGTAAATGTTGCTTATACCGATCTTACAGAATATTTGTCCGGAACAGAAAGTGTTAATATCGGAACCGATATGGAAGGGGAAAATATCTATACGTTTGAAAAGCCAAAGAAAATGAACCTTATTCTCGGCAATGAAGGAAACGGAATGCGTCCGGAAACAGAAAAATTACTTCATAAATGTGTAACAATTCCCAGATTTGGAAAATCACAGTCTACAGAAAGCCTGAATGTTTCAATGGCAGCAGGGATTATTTTGGGACAGCTCTTTAGAGGGTAG
- a CDS encoding SanA/YdcF family protein has protein sequence MGILLIILCNAWVFGLTNGRTYTKISKIPPREIALVLGTSPKMRSGLSNPYFTKRMDAAALLYHHGKIRKIIVSGEKSRGYNEPAAMKNYLVYQEGVPEDIIIEDPKGFNTYKSILRCKDVYKKTDVIIVSQGFHNLRALFFARNNNMNALGFDAQDVTKPESYYRNQFREILARVIAVVYFILGISPD, from the coding sequence ATGGGAATTCTGTTGATTATTCTTTGTAATGCCTGGGTTTTTGGGCTGACGAACGGACGTACCTATACCAAGATCTCCAAAATTCCTCCCAGAGAAATCGCTTTAGTTCTGGGAACTTCCCCAAAAATGAGATCAGGACTTTCCAATCCTTATTTTACGAAAAGAATGGATGCTGCTGCGCTTCTTTACCATCACGGAAAAATCAGGAAGATCATTGTAAGCGGAGAAAAAAGTAGGGGATATAATGAACCTGCAGCCATGAAGAATTACCTGGTGTATCAGGAAGGAGTTCCCGAAGATATTATTATAGAAGATCCGAAAGGATTTAATACCTATAAAAGTATTTTACGCTGCAAAGATGTTTATAAGAAAACAGACGTGATTATTGTATCTCAGGGATTTCATAATCTTCGGGCGCTGTTTTTTGCCAGAAATAATAATATGAATGCACTGGGATTTGATGCTCAGGATGTAACGAAGCCCGAAAGCTACTACAGAAACCAGTTCCGGGAGATTCTCGCCAGAGTGATTGCTGTAGTATATTTTATATTGGGCATTTCTCCGGATTAG
- a CDS encoding LptF/LptG family permease, protein MLKILDRYIIKTFFGPFFFIFSVLFFIFIVNIIWVQLGQFMGKGLSYWQILKLLFYLGVSVISMVLPLTILLASIMSFGEFGERYELAAMKAAGISLTRVMAPLLGVATVLAVMLFFFSNNIIPDFQKKAKNMLFNIAQTKPALNFTPGQFIDQLPGYMVKFDKIYGDNGEHIEGVFVHKKASTYENQRSIVAEKGRFVPIANKNFLKLELYNGYILEDNFAGKGENVRKKQPDQAIKFDTLVSHFDVSEIVNKAIEKEQITDDYRFQTYGQLIETVAKNKKDNADFFTNIGTDVLSRTNSVISYMDKNVKSKAAPKSQIKLDSIKGDKKLDLLYNSYNNLESLKTTAADKKNEFSSNIKYFSKVVIYQQRIISYSVTCIIFFLIGASLGSIIRKGGMGLPVIIAIVIFIIFYVMNLGIENVAWGGKMSPYLAAWLPNLILLPFGVWMTYKALTDSQLFDAEKYKAFFKPITKLFVKTKEHTRYQ, encoded by the coding sequence ATGTTAAAAATACTAGACCGATATATCATAAAAACCTTCTTTGGACCGTTTTTCTTTATATTCAGCGTATTGTTTTTCATTTTTATTGTAAACATTATCTGGGTTCAGTTGGGGCAATTTATGGGTAAAGGATTAAGCTACTGGCAGATCCTTAAACTTCTTTTTTATCTGGGGGTAAGCGTTATCAGTATGGTACTCCCGCTTACCATACTTCTGGCAAGCATTATGTCTTTTGGAGAATTCGGAGAACGGTATGAACTTGCCGCCATGAAAGCTGCCGGAATTTCTCTTACAAGGGTAATGGCACCACTGTTGGGAGTGGCAACCGTATTGGCAGTCATGCTTTTTTTCTTCTCCAATAATATTATTCCAGATTTCCAGAAAAAGGCTAAGAATATGCTTTTCAATATTGCACAGACTAAGCCGGCGCTTAACTTTACACCAGGACAGTTTATTGATCAGCTTCCCGGATACATGGTAAAGTTTGATAAAATTTATGGGGATAACGGTGAACATATTGAAGGGGTTTTTGTTCACAAAAAAGCCAGCACCTATGAAAATCAACGGTCTATTGTAGCTGAAAAAGGACGATTTGTACCGATCGCCAATAAAAACTTTCTAAAGCTGGAATTGTATAATGGTTATATATTAGAAGACAATTTTGCAGGAAAAGGAGAGAATGTAAGAAAAAAACAACCGGATCAGGCCATTAAGTTTGACACGCTGGTTTCTCACTTCGATGTCAGTGAAATCGTCAACAAGGCTATTGAAAAAGAACAGATTACGGACGATTATCGTTTCCAGACCTATGGACAACTTATTGAAACGGTAGCTAAAAACAAAAAAGACAATGCAGATTTTTTCACCAATATCGGAACCGATGTCCTGAGCCGTACCAATTCGGTGATCAGCTATATGGATAAAAATGTAAAATCAAAAGCTGCCCCGAAGTCCCAGATCAAATTAGATTCAATAAAAGGAGATAAAAAACTGGACCTTCTTTATAATTCCTATAATAATCTGGAGAGCCTGAAAACAACTGCAGCAGATAAAAAGAATGAATTCAGTTCCAATATCAAATATTTCAGTAAAGTTGTCATTTATCAGCAAAGGATTATTTCCTATTCTGTAACCTGTATCATCTTCTTCCTGATTGGGGCCAGTTTAGGATCCATCATCAGAAAAGGAGGAATGGGACTTCCGGTGATCATAGCCATCGTTATTTTCATCATCTTCTACGTGATGAATCTCGGGATTGAAAACGTGGCATGGGGCGGAAAAATGAGTCCTTATCTGGCAGCATGGCTTCCTAATCTCATTCTTCTTCCTTTCGGAGTATGGATGACGTATAAAGCCCTTACCGACTCACAACTGTTTGATGCGGAGAAATACAAGGCGTTCTTTAAACCTATTACAAAGCTGTTCGTGAAAACGAAAGAGCATACGAGATACCAGTAA
- a CDS encoding LolA family protein — MKNIISKVILGSFVVGAVGMAQAQKIDAKAKKILDDITANYNSKKNSYFKFSFGSGLNGQVTKTEPGIYYAAGEKYKLKIMDTEQIYDGNKIYNINADDMEVTIAKPNGSSSMFSPINYLSTYRNDYNVTYNGKKTVNGVNADFIKLTPVKSNGIKYVYLFVDSAKKQMVKLEQHGNNQDVAVIAIKEYKENQELDPNMFVFDKNKFKNYVITEL; from the coding sequence ATGAAAAATATTATTTCAAAAGTTATATTGGGAAGTTTTGTTGTAGGTGCAGTTGGAATGGCTCAGGCACAGAAAATTGATGCAAAAGCTAAAAAGATATTGGATGATATTACAGCCAACTATAATTCTAAAAAGAATTCTTACTTCAAATTTTCTTTTGGAAGCGGACTAAATGGACAGGTGACGAAAACAGAACCGGGGATCTATTATGCTGCAGGGGAAAAATATAAGCTTAAGATCATGGATACGGAACAGATCTATGATGGAAACAAAATTTACAACATCAATGCTGATGATATGGAGGTAACCATTGCCAAGCCTAACGGAAGCAGTTCTATGTTCTCTCCTATCAATTATCTTTCTACTTACAGAAATGATTACAACGTAACCTACAATGGTAAAAAAACAGTAAACGGAGTAAACGCAGATTTCATCAAGCTGACCCCAGTAAAATCCAACGGAATAAAATATGTTTATCTTTTTGTAGATTCTGCAAAGAAACAAATGGTAAAACTTGAGCAGCACGGAAATAATCAGGATGTAGCCGTAATCGCCATCAAAGAATACAAGGAAAACCAGGAGCTGGACCCTAATATGTTCGTTTTTGATAAGAATAAGTTCAAAAATTACGTGATCACAGAACTTTAA